A single window of Vigna radiata var. radiata cultivar VC1973A chromosome 4, Vradiata_ver6, whole genome shotgun sequence DNA harbors:
- the LOC106758056 gene encoding uncharacterized protein LOC106758056: MELLPSLVIMLVLVPCFESLPGVKAQSTTTSPGSSSSREEARALDALLQQYAYRALMNPKTGIIYNATHLPSNLSGIEVAALRLRSGSLRRKGFQPYNEFEIPVGLIGRPYVERLVLVYQNLGNRSSRYYPLTDYTYLAPVLGLLAYDGSNLSASNLSELHIDASGGPILVKFGAVKSVPHGAVAKCIWFDLQGSSNFSDVTADNTCSSFQQGHFSIVVKSTAPAPAPASPTPASPPKRGPSPSAQGKGEKDNKKVWIIVGSVVGGLVLLVLLSLLVLWMRKYKQKKKMQQMEKAAELGEPLQMASVGDTKAPAATVTRTQPTLEHEYAP; this comes from the coding sequence ATGGAGCTTCTTCCAAGTCTAGTAATCATGCTTGTTCTTGTTCCGTGTTTTGAATCACTTCCTGGTGTCAAGGCTCAGTCTACTACTACTTCTCCTGGGTCTTCTTCATCAAGGGAAGAAGCAAGGGCTCTTGATGCACTTCTACAACAATATGCTTATAGGGCTTTGATGAATCCAAAAACAGGTATCATTTACAATGCAACTCATCTTCCTTCCAATTTGTCTGGGATTGAGGTTGCAGCATTGAGATTAAGAAGTGGAAGTTTAAGGAGAAAAGGGTTCCAACCATACAATGAGTTTGAAATTCCTGTGGGACTCATTGGGAGGCCATATGTGGAAAGGCTTGTTTTGGTGTACCAAAATCTGGGTAATAGATCCTCCAGGTACTACCCTTTGACAGACTATACCTATTTGGCTCCAGTGTTGGGACTACTGGCTTATGATGGTTCTAATCTGTCAGCTTCAAATTTATCAGAACTACACATAGATGCGTCTGGTGGCCCTATATTGGTCAAGTTCGGGGCTGTTAAATCAGTCCCTCATGGTGCTGTTGCAAAAtgtatttggtttgatttgcaGGGTTCTTCCAATTTCAGTGATGTAACAGCAGACAACACTTGTTCATCTTTCCAACAGGGTCATTTCTCTATAGTTGTTAAATCCACTGCTCCAGCTCCAGCACCAGCATCTCCTACTCCTGCAAGTCCTCCAAAAAGGGGGCCATCACCAAGTGCTCAAGGAAAAGGTGAGAAGGATAATAAAAAGGTGTGGATCATTGTAGGGTCTGTTGTGGGGGGACTAGTATTGCTTGTGCTGTTGTCACTTCTTGTTTTGTGGATGAGAAAGTacaaacagaagaagaaaatgcaaCAGATGGAAAAGGCGGCAGAGTTGGGAGAACCTCTTCAAATGGCCTCAGTTGGGGATACAAAAGCCCCTGCTGCAACAGTAACAAGAACACAACCAACCCTTGAACATGAATATGCACCATGA
- the LOC106758834 gene encoding NADH dehydrogenase [ubiquinone] 1 alpha subcomplex subunit 1, with translation MNLRWMEAVLPLGIIAGMLCVMGNAQYYIHKAAHGRPKHIGNDLWDVAMERRDKKLHEQAASSSN, from the exons ATGAACTTGCGATGGATGGAAGCGGTGTTGCCGCTGGGAATCATAGCGGGAATGCTCTGTGTAATGGGAAACGCTCAGTATTACATTCACAAAGCAGCGCATGGCAGa CCTAAGCACATCGGGAACGATCTGTGGGACGTTGCGATGGAACGAAGGGACAAGAAGCTTCACGAACAAGCCGCCTCCTCTTCCAATTAA
- the LOC106759443 gene encoding KH domain-containing protein At2g38610 — translation MSGLYNPNFSPARAASPQIRSNPDVDSQYLSELLAEHQKLGPFMQALPICSRLLNQEILRVSGMLSNQGFGDFDRLRHRSPSPMASSNLMSNVSGTGLGGWNSLQQERLCGPPGMTMDXQSAPASPSSFTVKRILRLEIPVDTYPNLNFVGRLLGPRGNSLKRVEATTGCRVYIRGKGSIKDPDKEEKLRGRPGYEHLNEPLHILIEADLPANVVEIRLRQXQEIIEELLKPVEESQDYIKRQQLRELAMLNSNFREESPGPSGSVSPFNSSGMKRAKTGR, via the exons ATGTCAGGCTTGTACAATCCCAACTTCTCTCCTGCTAGAGCTGCTTCTCCTCAGATTAGGAGCAATCCAGACGTGGACAG TCAGTACCTATCAGAGTTGCTGGCAGAACATCAGAAGCTTGGACCCTTCATGCAAGCTCTTCCCATATGCAGTCGCCTCCTAAATCAAG AAATATTAAGAGTTTCTGGAATGTTATCCAACCAAGGTTTTGGTGACTTCGATAGACTTCGGCATAGAAGCCCTAGTCCTATGGCTTCTTCAAACCTTATGTCCAATGTCAGTGGAACAGGGTTGGGTGGATGGAATAGCCTTCAGCAGGAG AGGTTGTGCGGACCCCCTGGAATGACAATGGACTNNCAAAGTGCACCTGCAAGTCCTAGTTCCTTCACTGTTAAGAGGATATTGCGCTTGGAAATTCCAGTAGATACATATCCCAAT ttaaattttgttggAAGGCTTCTGGGGCCTAGAGGCAATTCCTTGAAACGTGTAGAAGCTACAACGGGGTGTCGTGTGTATATTAGGGGAAAAGGTTCAATAAAGGATCCAGACAAG GAGGAGAAATTAAGAGGAAGACCAGGCTATGAGCATCTCAATGAACCCCTGCACATTTTGATTGAGGCTGACTTACCAGCCAATGTTGTTGAAATAAGGCTCAGGCAGGNTCAGGAAATTATTGAAGAACTGCTCAAGCCTGTG GAGGAGTCACAGGACTACATCAAGAGGCAGCAGTTGCGTGAACTTGCTATGCTGAATTCAAATTTCAGAGAAGAGAGTCCAGGGCCAAGTGGCAGTGTGTCTCCATTCAACTCCAGTGGAATGAAACGCGCAAAGACGGGTCGCTGA
- the LOC106758144 gene encoding protein RETICULATA-RELATED 3, chloroplastic, giving the protein MAAMGMLCLSPLSGQQQALSFPSLPSTSPKLQNRPLYLTNLPHFPQRLRPSFARGDGGSGVGRGGGGGGGGGGDDGDSKDSSFGILGLFLNGWRSRVAADPQFPFKVLMEELVGVSACVLGDMASRPNFGLNELDFVFSTLVVGAILNFTLMYLLAPTMTSSASSVPGIFASCPKSHMFEPGAFSLLDRFGTLVYKGTIFAVVGFGAGLVGTTLSNGLISMRKKMDPTFETPNKPPPTLLNALTWAGHMGVSSNLRYQTLNGVEFMLERVLNPLAFKSSVLVLRCVNNVLGGMSFVVLARLTGAQSVGEKKENEVALISEKEKVESSEREEGLQNQSTEPSK; this is encoded by the coding sequence ATGGCTGCCATGGGTATGTTGTGTTTGTCTCCACTATCAGGTCAACAACAAGCACTTTCTTTCCCATCATTGCCATCTACATCGCCTAAACTTCAGAATCGTCCTCTGTATCTCACCAATTTACCTCATTTTCCTCAAAGGCTGAGGCCTTCCTTCGCCAGAGGGGACGGCGGAAGTGGGGTCGGGCGTGGtgggggtggtggtggtggaggtggaggtgaCGACGGAGATTCCAAAGATTCTTCTTTTGGGATTTTGGGTCTCTTTCTGAACGGGTGGAGATCAAGGGTTGCTGCTGATCCACAATTTCCCTTCAAGGTTTTGATGGAAGAGCTGGTGGGTGTGAGTGCTTGTGTTTTAGGTGACATGGCTTCAAGGCCTAATTTTGGGTTGAATGAACTTGACTTTGTCTTTTCAACTTTGGTTGTTGGGGCTATTCTGAATTTCACTCTGATGTATCTGTTGGCACCTACCATGACATCATCAGCATCGAGCGTACCTGGCATATTTGCCTCATGCCCCAAGAGTCACATGTTTGAGCCTGGTGCTTTTTCCCTTCTTGATAGATTTGGAACCTTGGTGTACAAAGGAACCATTTTTGCTGTTGTCGGTTTTGGTGCTGGACTAGTTGGAACCACACTTTCCAATGGGTTGATCAGtatgaggaagaagatggatcCAACCTTTGAGACACCTAACAAGCCCCCACCTACCCTTTTGAATGCTCTGACATGGGCAGGTCACATGGGGGTTAGCAGCAACCTGAGGTATCAGACTCTGAATGGTGTTGAGTTCATGCTGGAGAGAGTGCTTAACCCTTTGGCCTTCAAGTCCTCAGTGTTGGTTCTGAGGTGTGTGAATAATGTTCTTGGGGGCATGTCCTTTGTGGTGTTGGCAAGGCTAACTGGGGCACAGAGTGTTggggagaagaaggaaaatgagGTTGCTCTGATTTCTGAGAAAGAGAAGGTGGAATCGTCGGAGAGGGAAGAGGGGTTGCAGAATCAGTCGACAGAACCATCAAAGTGA